The window CGCACTTTTAGGAGTCTTTTGAGATTTTTTCTGGAATCCATAAGCCAAAACCACCAAAGTCGAACCATCATAGAAGCCAAGAAACCGAAATATATTTGATCCGAATATGATACGTACCTCCCAGATATCATCACTATTTTTCAATTTTTTGAAATAATGAGACGGAACTATGTCGAGTTCCTCTACTAAACTCAATACCCATGCAACTTTTTGAAGATAGCGTGTTAAGAAAATCCTTTACAGGGTTTTTCCCTGACGCTGTTTTGTAAAATATAATTTCTCGCACGCACAATATGTTAACATACGTGTTAACATATTCAAGAGAGAAAGTTTGTGTTAGATTGAGGATAGTGATTGATAGTCTTAATTTTGTTCATAAGAAGTGATAATACGAGAGATGATTCCTCACATAAAATAAGGATGACAAAATCCGAAAACATTTTAAATAAGTATGGTGTCCCCAGATTAATGTAGAAGTTTCTCATGGGCCTTATCATGGGCCCCGTCATGGGCTTTCTCTAATTTTTTTAACGCAATATCTTTCCACTCATGAGCGCTTAGCAGTTTTAAGAGTTCCTTTTCATTCATACTCATTGAACAACTTTTTCTTTAACCACAGATGGACACTGATTCACACAGATAATATTTTTAATAATTCTGTTTTTCGATAATACAAAATCCGTGTCTAACTGTGTCCTTTTCTTCATAAGATGATTCTCTCCCCTTCAAGTTTGGCATGTTTAAAGTTTAATACCAGCCCTACTCTCAACCCGATAATCTTTAGATAATTGATGATTTGAGCTATTTCGTTATTGCCAATTTTCTCAATGACCTTGATATCAACAATAATTTTATCAAAAGCAATCAGATCGGAGATATATTCACCAACTTGTACAGATTTATAAATTACCGGTAACCGTACCTGTTGCTGAAACGGTATTTGTTTTATACCAAATTCAACAACAATTGCATTTTCATAGGGTTTTTCAAGAAGACAATGACCAAGTGTGTTCAAAACTTCAAATGCACATCCAATAATCTGATGCGTTTCTTCCTTATACAAAAATCTGTGCTTATCTGTGTCCATCTGTGGTTCCTCACCCTGATCTAATATCCGCCAGTTCATACCACATATTTTTTCCAACCTCCAATTACTTTCATAAATTACGGGTTAAGGTCCTGAAAGCTTTGTGGTTTATCGCGGAGCAGATTTATAAGCCAGCTAATAGAAGAAGATTTGTCAGAAACAAACAGAAACACTATATAGAGAATTATAGGTATTATTGACGGTCATTATATTGTTCATACATCTGAAAAATTAAAAAACCGAAGGTTCTGAATTGAATTCAGGAGCTATTCAGCCAAATTAAAAGAATCTACGTGATGAAATCAAAATAGAAAAATTATAGTTTTAAATCTGTGGCTTTTTAAAACTAGTTTTACCCAGAAACATGTTTCTAAATCATTATGCGGGATTATTTGTCAATAGGTTAGGTTTAACCCCAGCATTCCTTTCTATATTGGTTCTTCTGATATCACATTTCGCTGGATCAGTATGGAATTAAACTGATCTCTGGTCATCGGGCAGTTAATCAGATCTGCCGCTTCCCTGTTGGTTTCCAATCGAAGCTGTTTACGCGTACACAAAAGAAGATCGCCTGCAATGTCTTTTGTCTTGCTTGAATGCGATATGTATGTATAAACCCCGGTTTCTCGACCTTCATATTCGTGATAGAAATAAATATGGTGACCGCTTGTTTCCTTTCTAAACCCCTTTTTAGGTAGGTTTTTTATGATGTCATTGCGTTTGACCTTCATTCATTGATCTTCTGAAAAAATTCCTCATAATACTGCTTCAGTCGTTGCGCATCACCAGTGACTTGCTCCCAATTCAGCTTTGTGTAATGTCTGTAAAAGTGGATTAATTGTTCACAAAAGGCCTTGATAGCGTTAATCCTGGTTTCTCCGGTAGTAAAAATACCAAGATTTTCATTTTCGGCGAAAAAGAGGCTTTCTCCTTTTCGAACCTTAACAGAAACCGGTTTTAAAGAACGGATCACTACCATCGGCGAAGTAAATCGCCAAAGTGGTGTATATGCAGCTGCGTGTTGCCGTACACTTTTATCAACATCTAATTCCCGGGCGGTCAGATCTCCTTCCAGAAATCTGGTATAACTTGAAGGAAAAGAGCTCTGTCGTTCTGCTTTTATTGCATAGCTTTCATCTAATTCAGTTTTTATCATATAGTTTCGCCTTTTAGATATTGACGATACTCATCAGTGATATAGTTCTCGAATAAGTTTCTGGCCTGATTATGTGCCTCATTTACTTTATCTCTTATGTTTGAAAATGTGAGTTCTTTAACATTTGCAAAATCAAAATCCAGTAGTATGGCCTCCTGCTGCTCATCCGAACGTGCTACAGATTCAATCTTCGTGGTGATGGTTCCGTTCGTAACTCTTGAAATAAACGTAAAGCTGAAATTCTCATATTTTTTCGATACTTCACCGGGTAAATTGAGGTCAAAATTAATAAACTGCTGAAGCGGGACTATGCTATCCTCACGTGTGAATGGAATAGCGTTAATGTACCGCCATCCGAGGCGATTTACGAGTTTCAGCGTAAACGTTTCACCAAAAATCTTTGTGAGACGGATAAATTCTTTGATGAATGGTTTGTGACCTGAATATTCTTTTTCGTAATAGGAAAACCGGTTAATTGCCAGCATAATACCAGAATTTTGATCTTGATTCTCAAATCGATACGTAGGAAGTGCTCCGGCCAAAAGACCGTCCTTTTGCGGAACGAGAATATATGGATAATTATCCCTGATTTTGTCATAAAATTCATCTGTACGACATATTATGGACAATTCCTCTGGAAACCGGATCTCGCAAACCACCTCCACCAAGGGTGAATTGGGGTATACTTCTTTTATATCGTATTGTTTTGGCATTTTTCCTCCTGAAAGAATTACTGAATTGTATCAAATTTAGCCTAAAACCCCAATCCATTTTTCCTGGCCGGTACGTCGTCTATCAAGCGCTTTTCATCTGTTACAATAAAATGGAGAGCAGAAAGTGCATTGGCTAATCTCCAGAAAAGTGGATTGCGACCCACTGCTTCCTCAACCAAAAAGCGTTTCAGTGCTTCTCCGCGACCTGCTGCAAAGATAATCATGCTCTGGTGAAGGTATCCCCGGACAAAAAGCGCCGAGGACTTAACTTGATTCATTTTTTTCCGGATTTTATCCTAAATCCATTATGAGATGAGTATAAAAGAATCTACGTGATGAAATCAAAATAGAAAAATTATAGTTTTGAAAGTGGGGTTTTTTTTAACTAGTTTTACCCAGAAACATGTTTCTAAATCATTATGCGGGATTATTTGTCAATAGAATAGGTGACCAAAATATACCCCAATTATTTGCAATATCATTGTCGGGGGAGCTATCGGGAATAAGTTTCCCTGAGCTTGCAGAAAGATATAAAATAGCAACTTATAAGACGATAACATCAATGAAAGAAAATGGAGAGAGCAGCATAAAGAAAAAAACAATATGCAAGGCTAATGCAGTCAAGGGGAGATTTGATCCCAATTCCAATTCCTCTGTTTTACTTAAATAATTCTTTCTCCTGTTTTTATTATCTCTCGAATATAAGGATTTGTTTCATCAAAATCTGTCTTCGCAAATGGATGAGGTTCTATGCGGAGATCAACAATTCTTCTTAGCTTCATTAATGTTGAATCTTCTTCAAAACCATCAAGATCATTCTTTTCCAGAAAAATAGCCAAATCTATATCGCTTTCACTATTGTAGGTGTTCTTTGCATAAGAACCGTAAAGATATAATCTCCATATCGGTATATGATTTTTTTTAATAATATCAATGTACTCGTTAATTTTTTTGTAGACTAATTTTTTATCTTTTCGATGAGCCATTTTCTGAAGTCCTTTATTCTGGTAATATAATTTTCTGTAAATTTTCCGGTTGCCTTTCTATAGAATCTATTTTTATAGTCAGGATATCTTGCTTTAATATTGAAAGTGGTGACATCATCAAGAAAGTCTTCCTGTTCTTCTGATAAGGTAAGACCTGCTTTTCTGGCTATACTTGACAAATCATGGGAATACGGGATGTCAGTATTTACATTTTTCATGTAATAAGCCTTCAAGAGTTTTTCAATAACAAGGTGACCAGCAAATAAAGCCCAGGCATAATGCTCGTTGTTAAAAAGACTTTCCATTGCCTGAAAATCATTATCTGAAGAACTAAGCCAGTATCTTATAATTTCATCTTTTATCATATTAATTACTAATTCTTATTGTTTTCGCTGTCTTCAATGTATTCTCTATTTTCCCGTTTATTTACTTATAGCTTCAGGTTCCATATTGTACTCTCTCACATCATGTATGCCAGTTTTTTTATTTCCGGTACTTTTAAATACAAATATCTTTCCTTATTCACTAATAAAGGTTTGATGCCCTAAGCTCACTCCACCTTAGATTCATGAGACATCTGACTCTTGACACCAATCTTAATATCTTAAAAGGCGACTCTTTGGATCAAATTCCAACAGCAATGGTCACACCATAGTGATCCTGTTTTGTATGTATTATGTAAAAGTTGTTAATTGAAAAATGAAGGTCTGGCCCTTTGAGTAAAACTAAAACAATTGATTATTTGCCATTACACCTCACAGATTATATATTACCAATTAACGATATCCTCATTATCGCCAGTGCCTCCATTAACTCCATCAGCACCATAGGACACGATATCGTAATTTCCATGCTCGCCAGGATACGTATAAATGTATTCTCTACCCCAGGGATCTTTAGGTGTAACACTCTTTTTCAAATAAGGTCCACACCAACTCGCTTCTATGTCTGGCTTTATTATTAAAGCGGTTAGTCCTGATTCTGAAGAGGGATATCTACCAGTATCCAGTTTGTACCTATCTAAAGCTGTGGAGAACATCTCTATTTGTGCTTTTGAAGCGCTGCACTTATGTGATGTAAGGTAACATGTGCTTGTTAGATTTGGTGCAATTATTAGATAGAAATATCCGAGAATACCTATTACTATTAATGCAAAACAGTACTTTATTTTTCTTCGATTTTTTACCATACCAGAATTCCACTCATATTTTTTCAAAATTTCAATATACCTTTGTTATTAAATTATCGACCTTTACGAAAGTTATTTAATGAGTTGATTTAATGAGTTTCCGTACGGAAACTCATTAAACTAAAACCGATTTGGTTTTCGGTATTACCTGAAACCAGATCTTGGTGAAGGTATACTCGCTCAATTTGATCTCGGATTTTATCCGAAAACAATCATGAGATGAGTATATCATATGATAAATCGAGGAACAAACCCTGATAGAATCTTTTGCAAAGAGGAATGTTATTCTCAACAGAAGAATATGAGATATTTTTAATATCGGTGAAAGTGTATTGTGTCAAACCAGAATAGGTGACCAAAATATACCCCAATTATTTGCAATATCATTGTCGGGGGAGCTATCGGGATTAAGTTTCCCTGAGCTTGCAGAAAGATATAAAATAGCAACTTATAAGACGATAACATCAAATGAAAGAAAAGGTAGGGAGTAGCATAAAGAAAAAAACAATATGCAAAGCTAATGCAGTCAAGGGGAAATTTGACCCCAAAACCTCACTTTGTACAATCTCCTTTTTATGGGAAATTATATAATGTGTATACGATGTTATGAAACACACAAGCTAATCACTAATCAAGGTTTGACCCCAATTGCTTTATAACTTGAATAATGAAGATGACCTTTGAAATTCAGGTGCTTAATTATTTGGTAGGAATGCCTTGTATCTTTGAAGGACGGCAAACGTACATATCAATTTTACGATTAGCTTCTTCATCAAAGAACTGTTCTTTGCAGGAATTGCATTCATCAAAAACAAGATTAGGAACTTTTACTTTGCCATACTTTGTATCGAAAGAAAGAGTTCTTTTTACTCGCTTAATCTCGGAGCTATCACATATTGGACACGATTTCCATTTAGATTCCATGATACAACCTTCTCATTCGGATATCTTTGAAGACACAAGGACATAGAATACTTCACCAACTTTTGTCTTTCTTATTGTTCCCTTTGTATAAATCCAAGTCCCACTCAAATTAGGGCTTTCGATGATATATAACTTTTCTTTTTTTAGTACTTTTCCAGGACTTTTAGATCGAATAATTTTCTTTATCGCAGTTGCCCTTACAATAGATTCAATAATATCATCAATTGTTAATCCGTCAAGTAATCTTTCATCCTCTGCCTTTCTTGTAAAAATAAGCTTTCGTGCAATTGATAATCGTTTAATTTTAGAAAGTATATCCATGCGTGATGGATGCTATCAATATTACATGTACTTTTCAAGAAGCTTTTGTTTTAAAGAGGTAAATTGAACAAGGGTAGCCTTGAATACACCTTTGATTCATGGGACGGTTCACTCTTGTTACGTATCTTAATAGGCGATCCTTTGAGCATGAGATTTAAATACCCCTCAAATACCCCGAATAAAATGTATTATCACTGATCAATGGTGTGCCCATTGGATTACAGAATTCGATTCAAAATACTCTCATATTCTCTCTTTAATACGATTTCGTAAAGTAGTTATTTGCATCATTTAAGCAAGGATTGGGTTATTTGTTATAACGAAAGATTTGATAATTTTATAACTTGATCGTTGCTTTTATTTGATTAATCAGGTCTTCTTTTAATTCTTCCCATTTGTCCATTTCCCAAGTAATATGATTAAATTGCCTTATATCAAAATGTAATTCTTTAAGTTGGTCTTTTTTTATTAATCGAATAACCTCTTTTGACTCGCCCATGGCGAAGCCAGCTTCAAAATATACACCATTATTCTGATCGGTAAAATCAGCAATAATAAATTTCGATTGTTTTATGTCAGAAATTATTTTATGAGAAATGTCATTATTGTGTCTCTCATCAGAAACCAAATTTGCTTCAAAACCACAAGATGCACAAGCTGCCTTTATGGTGTTGACCAGATCATCTTGAAAATCTGTTTTGAAATCACATGCAATAAATACCTTTTTAGATTGTATATTGTTTCTTAATGCAGATTCAATTTCTGAAAACCCTTCAACCGTTAACATAACACATTCATTAGAATCATCACCAATTTTACCATGGTCTCTCTTTTGTAAAATTTTTGTTTCTTGTAAATATGTTAAGAGCTTGATTAGTTCGCTATAATTTTTTAGGTAGAATAGTGTATATAAATTTCTATACTCTACTACTAATGATTTTCCTATAGAAGATGTTTTTTGATAGAGGTAGCTCTTTATTTTAGAAATTTTTTCACTGAGAGGAATTGTTTGACAATACTCTAAAATTTGTGGCAATTCTTTACCTATAAACTCACTTGTTAATGTGATGGATTGGTTGTTTCTTAAAAATCCAGAAAACAATATTTTCTTTTCATCAGTTGTTAATATTTTTAAAAATTCTTTATCATCTAATGCACGCCGTTCGATAGTGAACTTACCACATAGGCAATTACTATATGTAGTTTCAAGCGTATCAGGATTTTTATATATTTGCGCTTCTATTCCACAAAATGGGCATACTTTATTTTCGGTATTCATTTTATTCTTTCCTTAATTTTAACCATAGCCTTTTTTGGTTGGTTGGTGTTCATTGCTATCTGAAAACTTGATTAGCGCGTACA is drawn from Candidatus Scalindua sp. and contains these coding sequences:
- a CDS encoding nucleoside 2-deoxyribosyltransferase — protein: MNTENKVCPFCGIEAQIYKNPDTLETTYSNCLCGKFTIERRALDDKEFLKILTTDEKKILFSGFLRNNQSITLTSEFIGKELPQILEYCQTIPLSEKISKIKSYLYQKTSSIGKSLVVEYRNLYTLFYLKNYSELIKLLTYLQETKILQKRDHGKIGDDSNECVMLTVEGFSEIESALRNNIQSKKVFIACDFKTDFQDDLVNTIKAACASCGFEANLVSDERHNNDISHKIISDIKQSKFIIADFTDQNNGVYFEAGFAMGESKEVIRLIKKDQLKELHFDIRQFNHITWEMDKWEELKEDLINQIKATIKL
- the gspG gene encoding type II secretion system major pseudopilin GspG encodes the protein MKKYEWNSGMVKNRRKIKYCFALIVIGILGYFYLIIAPNLTSTCYLTSHKCSASKAQIEMFSTALDRYKLDTGRYPSSESGLTALIIKPDIEASWCGPYLKKSVTPKDPWGREYIYTYPGEHGNYDIVSYGADGVNGGTGDNEDIVNW
- a CDS encoding YgiT-type zinc finger protein, coding for MESKWKSCPICDSSEIKRVKRTLSFDTKYGKVKVPNLVFDECNSCKEQFFDEEANRKIDMYVCRPSKIQGIPTK
- a CDS encoding nucleotidyltransferase domain-containing protein, translating into MAHRKDKKLVYKKINEYIDIIKKNHIPIWRLYLYGSYAKNTYNSESDIDLAIFLEKNDLDGFEEDSTLMKLRRIVDLRIEPHPFAKTDFDETNPYIREIIKTGERII
- a CDS encoding GxxExxY protein, with the translated sequence MDTDKHRFLYKEETHQIIGCAFEVLNTLGHCLLEKPYENAIVVEFGIKQIPFQQQVRLPVIYKSVQVGEYISDLIAFDKIIVDIKVIEKIGNNEIAQIINYLKIIGLRVGLVLNFKHAKLEGERIIL
- a CDS encoding TIGR04255 family protein, which produces MPKQYDIKEVYPNSPLVEVVCEIRFPEELSIICRTDEFYDKIRDNYPYILVPQKDGLLAGALPTYRFENQDQNSGIMLAINRFSYYEKEYSGHKPFIKEFIRLTKIFGETFTLKLVNRLGWRYINAIPFTREDSIVPLQQFINFDLNLPGEVSKKYENFSFTFISRVTNGTITTKIESVARSDEQQEAILLDFDFANVKELTFSNIRDKVNEAHNQARNLFENYITDEYRQYLKGETI
- a CDS encoding HEPN domain-containing protein — its product is MIKDEIIRYWLSSSDNDFQAMESLFNNEHYAWALFAGHLVIEKLLKAYYMKNVNTDIPYSHDLSSIARKAGLTLSEEQEDFLDDVTTFNIKARYPDYKNRFYRKATGKFTENYITRIKDFRKWLIEKIKN